The Hymenobacter swuensis DY53 genome includes the window CTGTAGCTGGTAGCCTGCACCTGGTACCAGCCGGTGGGCAGCGTGTTATCGGCCCGGAAATCGTCCTGCCGGTCGGCACTACCCCGGTTATCCAGGGTCAGGTGCCAGCTTACCCAGTTGGGCGTGCCCCGGTCGCGGTGGTAACTCAGCGCGTACTGCGGCTTCAGCAATAGGTAGTTGGTGGGTTGTTGAACATCGGCCACGGCACCGCTGGGGTTGCCCAGCGTGAGGTGCTCGGGGAGCACCACAGGTGGCGAAACAGGAGGAACGGGCGCAACCGGTGTGGGGTCGGGCGAGGAAGAACAGGAGGATACCCAGGCGGCCACAGCCAGCAGCAAGGCACCACTCCCGCTCCGCCGAAGGGAAGGAAGCAGGAATAACATGCCGCAAAGGTAGTAGCCCTGGGCCGCCCGCCCCGGCCGGTCTAGGGCGGCCCCTGCTTAGTACTGGCTCAGGAGCCAGTTGATAGCCGCCGGCTCTTCTTCAAAATACTGGTAGAGCATCTGATGCTGAGCGCGGGCCTGCCCCACCATATCGGTGGTAGCCAGCCGGGCAAAGACGTTATCGGCCGATAGAATAGCCCCCCAGCGGTAGTACCCCGGCCCCGTAGCTCGGGGAAACCAGTCGGTGAGCAGCCACTGCACGATTTCCGGCGTGAAAGGCGTCAGGTGCTGTTGGTTGATGAGCATGCGCAACCAGCCCGTGCTGGTCAGCAGCACCAGGGCCTGCTCAAACACGGCGCGCACGGCAGCACCGTCGCCGGAGCCGGGCAGCCACTCCAGCCGCACAAAGCCCTGGGCGTCGGCCAGCAGCCGGCCAGCCGGGTTTTCGAAATAAAGGGAGGGAGGCAATGATGCAAAAGGCATAGGAACAGGACGGAGCCGCCAGCTGCGGGAAAGAGTTCTGCTCTAGAATAGAAAGAGAAAAAGCAGGCGTTCTTAGCCCGCAAATATAACGTACCATCAGGCATAAGACCAGTTTAATTCCTATATAATACCATCTATTTCTCCACGGGTTCACTGAGTCGGCCGGCGTTGGCGGCGGCCGCCGCCAACGCCGTTGCGGGCAGAAAACGATTCCGTTGTGTACATTCCCTCATGATTTACCGCTTTTGGGGAGGTGTACTAGCCCTGTTGCTGCTTCGGGCCTTACCTGCCGGAGCCCAAAGCCCGCAAACCCGCCCGTTGCAACGTGCCTTGGCCCAGGCCACTACCGATACCAGCCGGGTACTGCTGCTGGCTGATTTGGCCGCTACCTACAGGTACTCCCGCTTCGACTCGGTGCAGTGGTACGCCCAGCGGGGACTGGTGCTGGCCCGGCGTATCGGGTACTCCAAAGGCGAGGGCCGCTGCCTTTCGCGCATGGCCATTCTGCTGGGGGAACGGGGTAATCTGCCGCAGGCTCTGCGCGTGGATTTGCAGGCTCTGCGGCTCAACCAGGCCAGCCATGATACGGAAGGCACGGCCCGCACCCTCAACCAGACCGGCCTGCTGTACTTTGCCCTGGATGACTACCGGCCGGCCCTGCAGTATTTCTTTCAGGCCCTGCACCTCTACGAGCAGGCCCGCACCCGCGACACGTCTCAGCTCATCAGCGTAATCACCAACCTGGGCGCCAGCTACGAGGGCCTGCACCGGTATGATTCGGCGGCTTTTTTCCTGAATCAGGCCTGGGCCTTTACGGCCCGGTCCCGCTCGGTTCACCAGAGCTGCTGGGGCAACCCGGCCCCCTACGTACTGCGTGAAATCGGGCTGCTGCAGCTGGCCCAGGGCCACCGGGAAGCGGCCCTGTCATTTTACCGGCGCAGTGCGCGGGCTTCCCTGCCCGAGAATGATCAGCGCAGCGCCAGCCGGGCCTACCAGTACATAGCGGAACTCTACCAGGCCCGCCGGCAGACCGATTCCAGCATCTACTATGCGCGTAAGGCCCTGGCCCTGGCCCGGCCCCTCCCCTTTGTGGTGGGGGTAATGCGCAACAGTACCCTGCTCACCCAGGCCTTCGAGGCCCGCCGCCAGCCCGATAGCACGCTCCATTACATGCGCGTGATGCTTACGGCCCAAGACAGCCTCCACAACCCTCGCCGCATCAAGCAGCTGGACGCCATTGGCTTTGCGGAGCAGCAGCGCCTGCAGGAACTGGAAACGGAGCGAGCCCGCCTCACAGAGCAGTTGCGCACGGCCGCGTTGCTGACTGGTCTGGGCGGCCTGCTGCTGGTGTCGTTGCTGTTGTGGCGCAACAACCGGCAGCAGCAGCGGGCCAACCGGGAGCTACGGGAGCTACACGAGCAGGTCAGCCAGCAGGCCCGGGAGCTGACCGCTCAGCGCGACAGTCTGGCCCGAACGCTGCGGGAGCTCAAAATTGCCCAGAGCCAATTGGTGCTACGCGAAAAGATGGCCAGCCTGGGCGAGCTGATGGCTGGCGTGGCGCACGAAATTCAGAACCCGGTGAACTGCGTACGCAAGTTTGCGGCCATCAGCGTGGAACTGTGCGAGGACGTGCGCCAGGAACTCAGCCGGCTCACCCTGCCGCCGCACGAGCAGGAAATTGTGGATGAGATGCTGCAGAACCTGGGCCAAAACCAGACAAAAATCATGCACCACGGGCAGCGGGCCGAGTCTATTGTGCGCGGGATGCTGGAATACTCGCAGGAAGGCAGCGGCCCCCGGCAGGTAACCGACCTGAACGTGCTGGCCGAGGAATACCTGCGGCTGACGTACCACGACCTGCGCGCCAAAAACCGCTACTTCAATGCCGCCCTGCTCCTGCGCCTCGACCCGACAATGGAGCGTGCCAATGTGGTGCGCCAGGATATCGGGCGGGCACTGGTGGGCGTATTCAGCGCGGCGCTGCAGGCCGTGCAGCACCGCCAGGCAGAAGCCGATGAAGACTACGTGCCGCAGGTAGAACTCAGCACGCAATACACGGCCTCGCAGCTGGAAATCAGGGTGCAGGACAATGGCCCGGGCCTTTCCCCGGAGGCACTTGCCACCCTGTTCCAGCGCTTCCCGGCAGGCCCGGATGCCAGCCTGGGCCTGGCCCTCAGCCACGACCTCATCACGAAAGGCCATGGCGGCATGCTCAGCGCTGCCAGCCAGCCTGGCCGGGGCACGCAGTATACCATTACGCTGCCAGTAGCCGCCCTCTAGCTGACCGGCTGCCAGGAAACGGCGAGGCATACGCGAGGCCCTGCGTAAAACACTTACCTTACGCTCCTGTCTGCGGCCTTCTTATTCTGTACCCCGATGCCCGATCTACCCGCTTCCACAGTTGCCGTTGCAGAGTTGCTCAGCAGACCGCCGCGCCGGAAGTACTCCCGGGCCCCGGCTTTGCCGGCTGGTTGAGTTTCCACTCAGCGCCTCGCCCTATTTTCGGTTTTCCCCGGCCAATTCCCTCTTTCACCGCGCAGGTATCGTTTATTGACGGCCTGCCCTGGCTTACCGGCTTCTTTTCGCGTGTCCTCTACTGCTTCCCTGCTTTCCGTTTTCAATGCGCTGCCCGACGCGACCCTGCTGCTGACGGCGGAGCTGCGCATTGAGGCGGCCAGCGACACGTACCTGGCGGCCACGCTGGCCCGGCGCGAGGCTATTGTGGGCCGGCTCATCTTCGAGGCTTTTCCCGATAACCCGGCCACGCCCGAGGCCCGGGCCGTGCATAACCTGCGGACCTCCCTGGAGCAGGTGCTGGCCACCGGCCAGCCGCATACCATGGCCCGGCAACGCTACGACGTGCCGGACCCCGCCCGCCCGGGGCAGTTTGTGGCGCGTTATTGGCTACCGCGCAACACGCCGGTGCTCGACGGGCAGGGCCGCGTGAGCCACCTTCTACACACGGTAACCGACGTCACCCCCAGCGCAGAAAGCGAGGCCCGGCAGCAGCTGCGGCAGCTCAACCGGGAGCTGGAAAGCCGCGTGCAGGAGCGCACCCACGCGTTGGAGCAGGCCCGACAGGAAGCTGGCCGGCAGCGGCAGCGCCTGGAAAACCTACTCCTGCAGGCACCGGCCGCCATTTGCATCTTCAGCGGCCCGGAGCTGGTGTACGAGCTGGTGAATCCCGTTTATCAGCAGCTGTTCCCCGGCCGCCGGCTGCTGGGCTATCCGGTGCTGGAAGCGCTGCCCGAGGTACTGAACCAGCCCATCTGGCACACACTGCGGCAGGTGTACCACACGGGGCAGGCCCACACGGAAAGCGAAGTACTGGTGCAAGTGGCCCCGCATGAAGGCAGCCCCCTGCAGGATTTCTATTTCAACTACCTCTTCCAGAGCCGTACCGATGAAAACGGCCACGTCGACGGCGTGGTGGTCTTTGCCTTCGACATTACCCAACAAGTACGGGCGCAGCGGGCCAGCGCCGCTGCCGCCCATCAGCTGCGCCTGCTTACCGACGCCCTGCCCGTGCTCATCGGCTACCTCGACCAACAGGAACGGTACCAGTTTGCCAACCACGCCTACCAGGCCTGGTTTGATCAGGAGCCGGAGACATTATTGGGCCGCCCTGTGCGCGAGGTAATCGGGGAACAGGCATATGCCGGTGTGCAGCACTACATCAAACGAGCACTGGCCGGTGAGCAGTTGAGTTTTACTGCCTGCATGCCCTACCGCGAAGGGTTCACTAAACACATTCGCACCAGCTACGTGCCCGATATCCAGGGCCAGCAAGTCGTGGGCTTTTATACGCTGGTATCCGACGTGACGCAGGAGGTGCTGGCCCGTGAGCAAGTGCAGGGTCTCAACGACGAGTTGGCCGCCATCAACGAAGAACTGGAGGCCTCAAACGAGGAACT containing:
- a CDS encoding tetratricopeptide repeat-containing sensor histidine kinase, with product MIYRFWGGVLALLLLRALPAGAQSPQTRPLQRALAQATTDTSRVLLLADLAATYRYSRFDSVQWYAQRGLVLARRIGYSKGEGRCLSRMAILLGERGNLPQALRVDLQALRLNQASHDTEGTARTLNQTGLLYFALDDYRPALQYFFQALHLYEQARTRDTSQLISVITNLGASYEGLHRYDSAAFFLNQAWAFTARSRSVHQSCWGNPAPYVLREIGLLQLAQGHREAALSFYRRSARASLPENDQRSASRAYQYIAELYQARRQTDSSIYYARKALALARPLPFVVGVMRNSTLLTQAFEARRQPDSTLHYMRVMLTAQDSLHNPRRIKQLDAIGFAEQQRLQELETERARLTEQLRTAALLTGLGGLLLVSLLLWRNNRQQQRANRELRELHEQVSQQARELTAQRDSLARTLRELKIAQSQLVLREKMASLGELMAGVAHEIQNPVNCVRKFAAISVELCEDVRQELSRLTLPPHEQEIVDEMLQNLGQNQTKIMHHGQRAESIVRGMLEYSQEGSGPRQVTDLNVLAEEYLRLTYHDLRAKNRYFNAALLLRLDPTMERANVVRQDIGRALVGVFSAALQAVQHRQAEADEDYVPQVELSTQYTASQLEIRVQDNGPGLSPEALATLFQRFPAGPDASLGLALSHDLITKGHGGMLSAASQPGRGTQYTITLPVAAL